The following DNA comes from Haloarchaeobius salinus.
TTCATGGGCTCGGGGATGCTCCCGACGAACGCCTACGTCACCCTCGAACACGAGTACGTGCTGGTGTTCCGCAACGGGGCGGACACCCGGCAGTTCGAACCGGGGGCCGACCGACGGTACGAGAGCGCCTACTTCTGGGAGGAGCGCAACGACTGGTTCTCCGACGTCTGGACGGACCTCACCGGGGCCACGCAGGAACGGCACGTCGACGACGCGGTCCGGGACCGCTCGGCCGCGTTCCCGTTCGCGCTCCCCTACCGGCTCGTGAACATGTACTCCATCTACGGCGACACCGTGCTCGACCCGTTCTGGGGCACCGGGACGACCACGCTGGCGGCGATGCTCGCCGGTCGAAACTCCCACGGATACGAGCTGGACGCGGGCTTCGCGGCCGCGTTCGACGACCGGCTCGAGGACCTGCCGGCGCGCTCCAGTGCGCTGGTCGACGACCGGCTCGACCGCCATCGCGGCTTCGTCGAGGACTGTCGTGACGAGGGCGACACGCTCGGCTACGACGCCGAGCACTACGAGTTCCCGGTGCGGACGAAGCAGGAGCGGCGCATCCGGTTCTACGATGTCACCGGCGTCGAGGAGACCGACGACGGCTACCGGGTCTCGTACGACCCACGGTGACCGCTGGTCAGAGCAGCGTCGAGAGCACGAACAGCGCGAGGGGAACGCCCATGATGGCCGCCGCCCTCGGGCGGTCGATGTCCGCCTCGATGGAGAGCCCGGCCGAGAGGATGTACAGCTGCCAGGCGGCGGTGAGCACCGTCGCGAGCGCGATGTACGGTTCGACGGGAGCGATGGCGGTCCTGACCGCTTCGGGGGCAGTTTCTAGGTTCGTGATCGTCACGTCCGCGAGTGCGAACTGGAGGATGGCGATCCCGGCGACGAGCCGTCCGAACTCGGGAACTGCGGCCCAGCCCGCGACCGAGAACGAACCCGAGAGGCTGGTGTCGCCACCGGCGAGCAGTCCTCCCAGGTACACCGTGACGCCGCCCGCGAGCCAGAGCAGGAACGGGGCGACCACCACCGTTCCGAGGAACCCGTTGGCTGCCTCCCGAACGAGCGAGCCGGCGTCGCGCTCGATCTCGGCGGGCTCCTCGCAGCCTTCGGTGGCCGGGGAGTCGTTGTCGAAGGCGTCGCAGATGCCCTGGGGCGGCCGGTCCGGGTTGTCGACCATCACGGTCCCGTCGACCGTACCGGCGAGAATGCCGCCGAGGATGGTGACGCCGACGGCGAGTGCGATGGCGAGCCCGACGACGACGAGTGCCGCCAGGGGAAGTGTCGAGGCGGTCCCGCGGTCCTCGAAGAACGCTCGTGGGTCCAAGAGGAACTGGCGGACGGCGGAGAGCACGGAGTGGAGGGCTGACATCGGTCGGGCGTTGTGGCGGGCTCCCTGAAAACCTTCTCCTTCTTCGGACAGGTCAGATAATGTACCACTGTCGGAGCAGCACGCCGATGGCGTGGAACGCGCGGAAGCCCATCCCGAAGGCGACGCCGGCCGGGACGATCCCGAGGACGGCCGCCCGTTGCAGGCCGAGGTCGTGGCGGACGGTCAGCCCGACGACGTAGAGCCCGATGGCCCAGACGCCGACCAGCGACCGGACGTGGGGGTCGGGGACGCCCGCGACGACGCAGGGTGCGGTCGCGTAGCAGAGTATCTGGACGGTCTCGCTGACGCCGCCGCGGCCGGGCGCGAACGGCGCGAGCAGGACGGTCTGGAGCGCCGCGAGCAGGTGGACCGCCGCCGGAGCCACGAGCAGCACCGCGACGCCGAGCCAGAGCGCTGCGGAGAGCGGCTCGCTCCCCGCGATGATCGGGTAGGCGTCGTCGACGAGCGCGAACCGGACGCTCTCCTCGACGAGGACGACGACCATGGCGAACACGAGTCCCGGGGCCTGGTCCGAGGGTCCGATTCCGTTCGTGAAGAAGCGCCGTGGCCGGACGAGCACCTCGAACCACGCGCGGGCCAGCCCGGTGGGGCCACGGGCACGCCCGCCCTCCGGGTCCTCGGTCCACTGGGTCATGTCAGTCGCTCCTGAGCGTGTGACAGCTGCGACAGCGCGCCTCGTAGGACTCCTCCGCACCGACGACGATGGTCGGGTCGTCGCGGTGGGCGGGCTCGCCGTCGACGAATCGCTGTGTCCGCGTCGCGGGCTCGCCACAGACCGCACAGATGGCCTGGAGCTTCTCGACGTACTCCGCCGTGGCGAAGAGCTGGGGCATCGGTTCGAACGGCTCGCCGCGGTAGGTCTGGTCGAGCCCGGAGACGATGACCCGGCGACCCTCGGCGGCGAGGTGGTCGCAGACCGCCACGAGCGTCCCGTCGAAGAAGTTGCCCTCGTCAATGGCGACGACCTGCTCGCCGTTCAACTGCTCGACGATGTCCCAGACGCCCTCGCCCTCGGACTCGACGGCGACGGCGTCCCAGCTCCGGCCCTCGTGTGATCCCACGGTGTCCGTGCCGTACCGGTCGTCGAGCGCGGGGGTGAAGACCGCCACGTCCTGGCCCGCGATCTCGGCGCGCCGGAGGCGTCGGAGCATCTCCTCGGTCTTGCCCGAGAACATGCTGCCCGTGATGACCTCCACCCACCCGCTGTTCGTGATGGCGTGCATCTGCACGGAACCGCGTGAGCCGACACTAAAGACGTTACTCTCTCGGGCCGGTGGTCGCGTTTCGGCATCGGGAGTTTCCAATCAATGTAAACTCTGGGCCCGGTAGGTGTCGACATCGGCGGACCAACCGGGTGGCGCGGATCCGCCGACAAAGTGACCGTCCACTCGGCCGTCTCCAGACCAACGCATCACTCCGCACCGACGTTCTCCTGACTCTCGAACGAGGCCGGGTCGGGCTCGATGTTGGCGTACTCCACCGCTCGTGTCCCGAGCGTCGCCACGCGTTCCGCGAGCCTCTCGTCGACGAACTCGCCGTTCTCGAACGCCTGGGACGCCTGCGGGATGGCGGCCTGATGGGGGATGACCCAGGCGTTGAGTGCGCGACAGACCGAGCGGAGGTGTTCGAGTGCGGTCACGGGGAAGTGGCCGCCGGAGACCGCGAGCAGGCCGACGGTCTTGTCCTCGAACTCGTCGAAGCCGCAGTAGTCGAGCGCGTTCTTCAGCGGCGTGGCGTACGAGCCGTGGTACATCGGCGTGCCGAGGAGGACGGCGTCGGCCTCCCGTACGGTCCGGGTCAGCTCCGGCACGTCGCCCGCCTCGTCGACGTCGGCATCGTACACCGGCAGGTCGTACTCGCGGAGGTCGACCAGCTCGGTGGCTCCGCCGGCGTCCTCGGCGGCCGACAACGCGTGACGGAGCGCCCGTCGGGTGTAGCTACCGTCCCTGAGGCTGCCACAGATGGCGATGACCGTGGGGTCGTCGTCGTCGCTGGACATGAACGACGCGAAGACGGCCGCCGTGAAATAGGTCGGTGGCCAACAGAGGTCCTATTTTAATCCTCCGGTCATTTCGAGATGTGGGTCACGGGCCGAGTCGACGGGCGATATCGTTGCGAGGTTTATGCGACCGAGACAGGTAGCAGGTGCTATGAGCACCCCAGGCACCAACTACGAACACAGCGCTGAACACTCCACCGAGGAGCGGGTCCGGCCGACCGGTCCAGGGGGCGACTTCGCGATGCGAGCCGCGCGATATCCGTTGAAGCTCGCGAAGCACGCTCTCTGGCGGTCCGTCGTCGCAAACGAGGCTGTCTCTCGCCTGGTCCTGCCTTCTGTCTCCCGACTGACGACCACGCTAGTGCCAAACTTCCGGCCTGGCCACCTCCGCCATCGGGACGGTCACTGGTGGCTCGAAGTCGACGGCGAGCGGACGTACGCGCTCCCGGACGTGTCGAGCAACGCGACGAACCTGAAACACGGTACAGTCGTCAGGATACTCACCGTCGGCTTCGGCAATGACAGGATGGTCCGCCGGTACGAACTGCCGGGGTTCATCGAACTCGAGGCCGACGACGTGGTCGTCGATGTCGGTGGCTACGTCGGCACGTTCGCGGCGTACGCCGACACACTAGTCGACACCGTCTACTCGCTCGAACCGGAGCCGCTGACCTTCAGCTGCCTCTCCCACAACGTCGCCGACCGCGACGACGTACACTCCCACGAGGTCGGGCTCTGGTCCAGCGCCGGCACGATGTCCATCGCGACCGAAGCTGACCGCTCCGACACTCACCTTACGGAGGACGGCAACGTCGAGGTCGAGGTGACAACCCTCGAACGCTTCACCGCCGACCAGGACATCGACGAAGTCGACTTCCTGAAGCTCGACGCCGAAGGGTTCGAACACCATGTCCTCGATGGGATGGGCGACTTGACCGTGCACAAAATCGGCGTCGACTGTGGCGAAGGAGACGCCGACAACACCGGCGAGATCCAGTCCCTCCTTGAGGCACGTGGCTACGAGGTTCGAACCGACGGACACCTGCTTTACGCCCGGCTGTAGCTCAGAGCTGTATCTCGGTCGCCT
Coding sequences within:
- a CDS encoding DNA-methyltransferase; protein product: METEHACTVGDARDMTTLATDSVDLVVTSPPYPMIEMWDETFASLNPAVGDALDAGDGERAFSLMHDELAAVWAELSRVVRPGGIVCCNVGDAVRTLDGSFSQYANHARVTADMRELGFRPLPDVLWRKPTNKANKFMGSGMLPTNAYVTLEHEYVLVFRNGADTRQFEPGADRRYESAYFWEERNDWFSDVWTDLTGATQERHVDDAVRDRSAAFPFALPYRLVNMYSIYGDTVLDPFWGTGTTTLAAMLAGRNSHGYELDAGFAAAFDDRLEDLPARSSALVDDRLDRHRGFVEDCRDEGDTLGYDAEHYEFPVRTKQERRIRFYDVTGVEETDDGYRVSYDPR
- a CDS encoding FkbM family methyltransferase; amino-acid sequence: MSTPGTNYEHSAEHSTEERVRPTGPGGDFAMRAARYPLKLAKHALWRSVVANEAVSRLVLPSVSRLTTTLVPNFRPGHLRHRDGHWWLEVDGERTYALPDVSSNATNLKHGTVVRILTVGFGNDRMVRRYELPGFIELEADDVVVDVGGYVGTFAAYADTLVDTVYSLEPEPLTFSCLSHNVADRDDVHSHEVGLWSSAGTMSIATEADRSDTHLTEDGNVEVEVTTLERFTADQDIDEVDFLKLDAEGFEHHVLDGMGDLTVHKIGVDCGEGDADNTGEIQSLLEARGYEVRTDGHLLYARL
- a CDS encoding YIP1 family protein, yielding MTQWTEDPEGGRARGPTGLARAWFEVLVRPRRFFTNGIGPSDQAPGLVFAMVVVLVEESVRFALVDDAYPIIAGSEPLSAALWLGVAVLLVAPAAVHLLAALQTVLLAPFAPGRGGVSETVQILCYATAPCVVAGVPDPHVRSLVGVWAIGLYVVGLTVRHDLGLQRAAVLGIVPAGVAFGMGFRAFHAIGVLLRQWYII
- a CDS encoding YIP1 family protein — its product is MSALHSVLSAVRQFLLDPRAFFEDRGTASTLPLAALVVVGLAIALAVGVTILGGILAGTVDGTVMVDNPDRPPQGICDAFDNDSPATEGCEEPAEIERDAGSLVREAANGFLGTVVVAPFLLWLAGGVTVYLGGLLAGGDTSLSGSFSVAGWAAVPEFGRLVAGIAILQFALADVTITNLETAPEAVRTAIAPVEPYIALATVLTAAWQLYILSAGLSIEADIDRPRAAAIMGVPLALFVLSTLL
- a CDS encoding thymidine kinase; the protein is MHAITNSGWVEVITGSMFSGKTEEMLRRLRRAEIAGQDVAVFTPALDDRYGTDTVGSHEGRSWDAVAVESEGEGVWDIVEQLNGEQVVAIDEGNFFDGTLVAVCDHLAAEGRRVIVSGLDQTYRGEPFEPMPQLFATAEYVEKLQAICAVCGEPATRTQRFVDGEPAHRDDPTIVVGAEESYEARCRSCHTLRSD
- a CDS encoding NADPH-dependent FMN reductase, translating into MSSDDDDPTVIAICGSLRDGSYTRRALRHALSAAEDAGGATELVDLREYDLPVYDADVDEAGDVPELTRTVREADAVLLGTPMYHGSYATPLKNALDYCGFDEFEDKTVGLLAVSGGHFPVTALEHLRSVCRALNAWVIPHQAAIPQASQAFENGEFVDERLAERVATLGTRAVEYANIEPDPASFESQENVGAE